One genomic region from Phoenix dactylifera cultivar Barhee BC4 unplaced genomic scaffold, palm_55x_up_171113_PBpolish2nd_filt_p 000390F, whole genome shotgun sequence encodes:
- the LOC120105900 gene encoding uncharacterized protein LOC120105900 — MLPFFQLTKEFSSRQNASCRSPCFCMKNSTFHEQTEKAVEFSQRQMHDIENIAMKLLKGLKSMKNIVEETLCSESCSSLPSKFTADEIRAAVENASKLEKITRRWLSMMTKDCNRFCKIMRLAENKETTPVNGVSKKRKKITFADEAGGVLCQVKDFRQQPAPVVVRETGKDDMSHVLL; from the exons ATGCTTCCCTTCTTTCAGTTAACAAAGGAATTCTCAAGTCGCCAGAATGCTTCCTGTAGGTCACCTTGTTTTTGCATGAAGAATTCAACATTTCACGAACAAACTGAGAAGGCTGTTGAATTCTCACAACGACAGATGCATGATATAGAAAACATTGCAATGAAACTTCTGAAGGGGTTGAAGTCCATGAAAAACATTGTGGAAGAAACTCTTTGTTCAGAATCATGTTCCTCCCTACCTTCAAAATTTACTGCTGACGAG ATCAGGGCAGCTGTTGAGAATgcatccaaacttgaaaagatCACAAGGAGGTGGCTATCTATGATGACAAAGGATTGCAATCGTTTTTGTAAAATAATG AGATTAGCTGAGAACAAAGAAACTACTCCTGTTAATGGTGTTTCTAAGAAACGGAAGAAGATTACTTTTGCTGATGAAGCTGGTGGTGTTCTCTGCCAGGTGAAAGATTTCAGACAACAGCCAGCACCTGTTGTTGTACGTGAAACTGGGAAGGATGATATGAGCCATGTACTGTTGTAG
- the LOC120105903 gene encoding transcription repressor OFP7-like, which produces MAKRFRLRLSRVIPSFQSCRSKDDAGVTVTNAAFRLCPVNRKAFDIDFPPPPTPGPSPSFLRRPHPPVVSGLACGCLPSRRGCHFFPADDGETPPYLWRKEEKWPVVAYADGDAGDRYDFPSSPRRKIDSDDGCDILLPAAMAKARRREAKLRRRRRRGETKRSSRSRARVSTSSAVSGWFSSEGDGENDEREGDFFDEEEDDGETEKLVSSTDCSSHNVLQRRRITRRRRRRLVKCYPSPERTAAAVLRSLVPCGAAATAAAEGKVRESFAVVKRSEDPRADFRRSMAEMVVEKEIYDAGDLEQLLLCFLSLNSRHHHRAIVAAFSDIWEALFPVTATAAAAPAVSKN; this is translated from the coding sequence ATGGCCAAACGCTTCCGTCTCCGGCTATCCCGCGTTATCCCCTCTTTCCAGAGCTGCCGCTCTAAAGATGACGCTGGCGTCACAGTTACCAACGCAGCCTTCCGTCTCTGCCCCGTTAACCGGAAAGCCTTTGACATCGACTTCCCTCCGCCGCCAACGCCCGGCCCCTCTCCGTCCTTCCTCCGCCGCCCCCACCCCCCGGTCGTCTCCGGCCTCGCTTGCGGCTGCCTCCCCTCCCGCCGCGGCTGCCATTTCTTCCCCGCCGACGACGGGGAGACCCCGCCGTACCTCTGGCGGAAGGAGGAGAAGTGGCCCGTCGTTGCCTATGCCGACGGCGACGCTGGTGACCGTTACGatttcccttcctccccccgcCGGAAGATCGACTCCGACGACGGCTGCGACATCCTCTTGCCGGCGGCGATGGCCAAGGCGAGGCGGAGGGAGGCGAAGCTCCGCCGCAGGAGGCGTCGGGGAGAGACGAAAAGATCATCGCGATCCCGAGCGCGGGTGAGCACCTCCTCGGCCGTGAGCGGGTGGTTCAGCAGCGAGGGGGACGGGGAGAACGACGAGCGGGAGGGCGATTTTTTCGACGAGGAGGAAGACGACGGCGAGACGGAGAAGCTGGTCTCGTCGACGGACTGCTCGTCGCATAACGTGCTCCAGCGGAGAAGGATTAcgaggcggcggaggaggcggTTGGTAAAGTGCTACCCGTCGCCGGAGAGAACTGCAGCAGCGGTACTGCGGAGCCTGGTGCCTTGCGGGGCGGCtgcgacggcggcggcggaggggaaGGTTAGAGAGAGCTTCGCGGTGGTGAAGCGGTCGGAGGACCCGCGGGCGGACTTCCGGCGGTCGATGGCGGAGATGGTGGTGGAAAAGGAGATTTACGATGCCGGCGACCTGGAGCAGCTGCTGCTCTGCTTCCTGTCGCTCAACTCGCGGCACCACCACAGGGCCATCGTCGCGGCCTTCTCGGATATCTGGGAGGCGCTCTTCCCCGTCACCGCCACTGCCGCCGCTGCCCCGGCTGTttctaaaaattag